A genomic window from Fusarium falciforme chromosome 2, complete sequence includes:
- a CDS encoding Histone H4, translated as MPPTAATRGGPGLRKVNPLNPLVRRGIAHKPGMGRAPGGKTLPGTKRHRKVLADSVFGITKPAIRRLARRGGVKRISADIYDESRKVLKSFLTNVIRDCIIYVEYRNAKTVTISDVIHSLKRIGRPIYGFDPDTAENKAKRRDAHQPLRYR; from the exons ATGCCTCCCACCGCGGCGACTCGCGGGGGCCCTGGCTTGAGAAAGGTGAATCCTTTGAATCCTCTGGTGCGCAGAGGTATCGCTCACAAGCCTGGAATGGGCCGGGCGCCGGGCGGGAAGACCCTACCCGGGACGAAGAGACACCG AAAGGTCCTGGCGGACAGTGTATTTGGAATCA CCAAACCTGCCATCCG ACGACTTGCGCGCCGGGGTGGTGTGAAGCGCATCTCTGCCGATATTTATGATGAATCGAGGAAAGTTTTGAAAAGCTTCCTCACGAAC GTGATTCGCGATTGCATCATCTACGTCGAGTACAGGAACGCGAAAACTGTCACTATTAGTGAC GTTATTCACAGCCTGAAACGGATCGGCCGTCCGATTTATGGGTTCGACCCAGACACGGCGGAGAACAAGGCAAAGAGGCGCGACGCTCACCAACCTCTTCGATACCGCTAA
- a CDS encoding N-acetyltransferase domain-containing protein — translation MATYTTMEGPHHIAIRELDLRTCHPSTMADRVGAVPVLKTSAAFFTFLRANLVLHSAMTSATNSPQLGPSVPFSSYVPPSPSPLAASGPFCGFDDDDDIEPLSLEVLDKPQDKIEGLRLVADSIAQMRQRASLNLVFHPLCLAGLSTALAAIYHLGGVSRLDPGLGMTISCGVIMSYLMGIRYLASGYISLAERLRWNWLRADDGEEDTLLAARLNDDIIGTLVLRLEPNPTSGHRRRRSLSLRGGKGVIRAWTTNLHYRGKGVGKDLLHEAVRVTKERCGKDAEIGFAQEHANSAMLLPGIFNAPFRRDEVRATKALDGVLADWDMSKRRR, via the exons atggccacctACACAACCATGGAGGGTCCTCACCATATTGCTATCAGAGAGCTCGACCTGAGGACCTGCCACCCAAGCACCATGGCAGACCGAGTCGGTGCTGTCCCCGTTCTCAAGACGAGTGCTG CCTTCTTCACATTCCTCCGCGCCAATCTCGTCCTTCACTCGGCCATGACCTCAGCGACCAACTCTCCACAGCTCGGTCCTTCAGTCCCGTTCTCCTCCTATGTCCCACCATCGCCCTCGCCGCTTGCCGCCAGTGGTCCCTTCTGCGGCttcgatgacgacgatgacattGAACCACTGTCCCTCGAGGTTCTCGACAAGCCTCAGGACAAGATCGAGGGTCTTCGCCTGGTGGCCGATTCCATCGCCCAGATGCGTCAGCGAGCCTCGTTGAACCTCGTCTTCCACCCACTATGCCTCGCGGGTCTGTCTACTGCCCTCGCTGCCATTTACCACCTCGGTGGCGTCTCTCGTCTTGACCCCGGCCTTGGTATGACTATCTCCTGCGGTGTCATCATGAGTTACCTCATGGGGATCCGATACCTAGCCAGTGGCTACATCTCCCTGGCTGAACGACTGCGCTGGAATTGGCTGCGGGCCGACGATGGTGAGGAGGATACCCTGCTTGCTGCCCGCCTCAACGACGACATCATCGGAACGCTCGTCCTACGTCTCGAACCCAACCCGACCTCTGGCCACAGGCGCAGACGATCTCTCTCCCTCCGTGGTGGAAAGGGTGTCATCCGCGCGTGGACTACCAACCTCCACTACCGTGGAAAGGGTGTTGGCAAGGACCTCCTCCATGAGGCCGTTCGCGTGACCAAGGAGCGTTGCGGCAAGGACGCCGAGATCGGTTTCGCCCAGGAGCACGCCAACAGCGCCATGCTTCTCCCTGGTATCTTCAACGCGCCCTTCCGTAGGGACGAGGTGCGGGCCACCAAGGCTCTGGACGGAGTTCTGGCCGACTGGGACATGTCCAAGAGGAGAAGGTAA